One Pagrus major chromosome 15, Pma_NU_1.0 DNA window includes the following coding sequences:
- the sfr1 gene encoding swi5-dependent recombination DNA repair protein 1 homolog isoform X1 — protein sequence MEITPKAGKVKRDYSSPCDSVESSPCEFKEGKQHHQVLSSSLKERLKRSRRSFTSPISVAKRLCVDDDEEEDDSQQVSADSRQTVNNPPLIVPSVDVNRNEARAGSERFSGAIPKPTHPPSKDFAQQRDRLRKEVKDKMETVRRLKMVQMYRGKNDLTQLQTLIDKWRSCAQSALYELQSEVPADGRKGSLSELIDLFGLDDGILHFDRTEEDFTT from the exons ATGGAGATCACTCCTAAAGCGGGTAAAGTGAAACGAGACTATTCTTCACCTTGTGATTCAGTGGAGTCAAGTCCCTGTGAATTTAAAGAGGGAAAG CAGCATCATCAGGTGCTGAGTTCCTCTCTAAAGGAGAGGCTGAAGAGATCAAGGCGTTCCTTCACCTCGCCCATCTCTGTGGCCAAGCGCctttgtgttgatgatgatgaggaggaggatgatagCCAACAAGTTTCAGCAGATTCCCGTCAGACGGTTAATAATCCTCCACTGATCGTCCCCAGTGTAGATGTAAACAGAAATGAGGCGAGAGCGGGGAGTGAAAGGTTTTCTGGAGCCATTCCCAAACCAACACATCCTCCTTCTAAAGACTTTGCACAACAGCGAGACCGACTGAGGAAGGAGGTTAAAGACAAGATGGAGACTGTGCGGAGGCTCAAGATGGTTCAGATGTACAGAGGCAAG AATGATTTAACACAGCTCCAAACATTGATCGACAAGTGGCGGAGCTGTGCTCAGTCTGCGCTGTATGAGCTCCAGTCAGAAGTCCCCGCTGATGGAAGAAAGGGCAGCCTGTCCGAGCTTATTGATCTCTTTGGTCTGGATGATGGCATTCTGCACTTTGACCGCACGGAGGAGGACTTTACTACCTGA
- the sfr1 gene encoding swi5-dependent recombination DNA repair protein 1 homolog isoform X2: MEITPKAGKVKRDYSSPCDSVESSPCEFKEGKHHQVLSSSLKERLKRSRRSFTSPISVAKRLCVDDDEEEDDSQQVSADSRQTVNNPPLIVPSVDVNRNEARAGSERFSGAIPKPTHPPSKDFAQQRDRLRKEVKDKMETVRRLKMVQMYRGKNDLTQLQTLIDKWRSCAQSALYELQSEVPADGRKGSLSELIDLFGLDDGILHFDRTEEDFTT, encoded by the exons ATGGAGATCACTCCTAAAGCGGGTAAAGTGAAACGAGACTATTCTTCACCTTGTGATTCAGTGGAGTCAAGTCCCTGTGAATTTAAAGAGGGAAAG CATCATCAGGTGCTGAGTTCCTCTCTAAAGGAGAGGCTGAAGAGATCAAGGCGTTCCTTCACCTCGCCCATCTCTGTGGCCAAGCGCctttgtgttgatgatgatgaggaggaggatgatagCCAACAAGTTTCAGCAGATTCCCGTCAGACGGTTAATAATCCTCCACTGATCGTCCCCAGTGTAGATGTAAACAGAAATGAGGCGAGAGCGGGGAGTGAAAGGTTTTCTGGAGCCATTCCCAAACCAACACATCCTCCTTCTAAAGACTTTGCACAACAGCGAGACCGACTGAGGAAGGAGGTTAAAGACAAGATGGAGACTGTGCGGAGGCTCAAGATGGTTCAGATGTACAGAGGCAAG AATGATTTAACACAGCTCCAAACATTGATCGACAAGTGGCGGAGCTGTGCTCAGTCTGCGCTGTATGAGCTCCAGTCAGAAGTCCCCGCTGATGGAAGAAAGGGCAGCCTGTCCGAGCTTATTGATCTCTTTGGTCTGGATGATGGCATTCTGCACTTTGACCGCACGGAGGAGGACTTTACTACCTGA